Proteins encoded in a region of the Cataglyphis hispanica isolate Lineage 1 chromosome 14, ULB_Chis1_1.0, whole genome shotgun sequence genome:
- the LOC126854486 gene encoding DDB1- and CUL4-associated factor 12 homolog: protein MAETQRMTVYGRHPPCASNSRLEERRAKRLALRHERNRKPDKPDDFVCYESSDDEAETVTEGKQFLRTSFNFVDYVRARETNTREVRKINQEYGSRHILTHDLFKEYSVSLNNMNKVFCSQWLSDRQVVFGTKCNKLMVYDVATQKLDQIPSLHGRQLSPGGNVMPEQQCGIHSVQINPSRTLLSTGARNSNEIAIYRLPTLDPVCVGESGHRDWVFDMCWLDDEFLVSGSRDTKMALWRIDSDLAEAPDKADVPTHRLIQAVCVKECKSAQKVRALAFNKAYKEIAALTLNSFIHIWSAESFKQKISRKLPACQENVCLAVQDDGVYAIGCRSYTLLLDARTLQPIKKIPSRYSGCGIRSASFQGSVLTIGTGLGMLMFYDVRAQKYLESSINSNRTVVLKASKGYVFPDEEYIDGFQNVKYTPAIYTHCYDASGTRLFTAGGPLPANLYGNYAGLWQ, encoded by the exons atgGCTGAGACACAAAGAATGACCGTATATGGAAGACATCCTCCATGTGCCAGTAATAGTAGGTTGGAGGAGCGTCGTGCTAAGAg ATTGGCATTGCGACACGAGAGAAATCGAAAGCCAGATAAACCGGATGATTTTGTGTGTTACGAATCTAGTGATGATGAAGCGGAGACAGTGACCGAAGGCAAACAATTTCTGAGAACGTCGTTCAACTTCGTAGATTACGTGCGCGCACGCGAAACAAACACGCGCGAAGTGCGAAAAATCAATCAGGAATATGGTTCCCGACATATATTAACGCACGATCTATTCAAGGAGTACTCGGTCAGCTTGAACAATATGAATAAAGTGTTCTGTTCGCAATGGTTGAGTGACAGACAAGTGGTATTTGGTACAAAGTGCAATAAGCTCATGGTATATGATGTGGCAACGCAGAAACTAGACCAGATTCCGTCTCTTCACGGAAGACAACTTAGTCCGGGCGGCAATGTTATGCCCGAGCAGCAATGCGGCATACATTCTGTTCAAATTAATCCTTCGAG GACTCTTTTATCCACCGGAGCgagaaatagtaatgaaataGCGATATATAGATTACCGACTTTGGATCCAGTTTGCGTCGGGGAGAGCGGTCATAGGGATTGGGTGTTTGACATGTGTTGGCTTGACGATGAATTTTTAGTGTCAGGTTCTAGGGACACAAAAATGGCACTGTGGCGTATTGATAGCGATCTCGCTGAAGCTCCTGACAAAGCAGATGTGCCTACACACAG atTGATTCAAGCTGTCTGTGTGAAGGAATGCAAATCTGCTCAGAAAGTACGAGCGCTGGCATTTAATAAAGCATACAAGGAAATCGCAGCATTGACGCTCAATAGCTTTATACATATCTGGTCGGCCGAATCCTTCAAACAGAAAATATCCAGAAAACTGCCAGCTTGCCAGGAAAATGTTTGTCTCGCAGTACAAGACGATGGTGTTTATGCAATAGGATGTAGATCTTATACTCTTCTTCTGGATGCCCGTACTTTGCAACCAATTAAAAAGATACCTTCAAg ATACAGTGGTTGTGGTATTAGATCAGCAAGTTTTCAAGGTTCTGTTCTAACTATCGGAACTGGTCTAGGAATGCTTATGTTTTATGATGTCAGAGCTCAGAAATATCTAGAATCTTCTATAAACTCTAATAGGACTGTTGTATTAAAAGCTTCAAAAGGATATGTG TTTCCTGACGAAGAATATATAGATGGctttcaaaatgtaaaatatacaccTGCTATCTATACCCACTGTTATGATGCATCGGGTACCCGGCTATTTACAGCAGGTGGTCCATTGCCTGCGAATCTATACGGCAATTACGCAGGATTATGGCAATGA